A region from the Streptosporangium sp. NBC_01756 genome encodes:
- a CDS encoding TadA family conjugal transfer-associated ATPase, whose product MKQPGIATTVSSELVEAVRVRLARAGVEPSAAHVAVALRAERAVLGDAEILAVARVLCADLIGAGPLEPLLAEPEVTDVLVNGPREVWVDDGHGLRRTAVVFPGEEAVRRLAQRLAAAAGRRLDDASPYVDARLAGGVRLHAVLPPVAAGGTCLSLRLPPRRTFTLPGLVDAGTIRADAVPVLTAFVESRLAFLVTGGTGTGKTTLLSALLSLVDPGERLLLVEDSAELRPIHPHVVRLESRPANLEGAGGVGLRDLVRQALRMRPDRLVVGEVRGAEVVDLLAALNTGHEGGCGTLHANTATDVPPRLEALACAAGLSREAVHSQIAAALDGVIHLTRDHADGRRRVAEICMMSRRPSGLVEAEPALTFSPDGCVTTGPGFAALTARAPGLSALPGSPPGPGGSGCRHERPEGPAVTRRPSDGSSPGDWGALP is encoded by the coding sequence GTGAAACAGCCCGGCATCGCGACCACGGTCTCGTCCGAGCTGGTCGAAGCGGTCCGCGTACGGCTGGCCAGGGCCGGGGTCGAGCCCAGTGCCGCGCACGTCGCGGTCGCGCTCCGGGCGGAGCGGGCGGTGCTCGGCGACGCGGAGATCCTGGCGGTGGCCCGTGTCCTGTGCGCCGATCTGATCGGCGCGGGCCCGCTGGAGCCGCTGCTCGCCGAGCCCGAAGTCACCGACGTGCTGGTGAACGGTCCGCGCGAGGTATGGGTCGACGACGGTCATGGTCTGCGCCGGACCGCGGTCGTGTTCCCCGGCGAAGAGGCGGTGCGGCGGCTCGCTCAGCGCCTCGCCGCCGCGGCGGGCAGGCGTCTCGACGACGCCTCCCCCTACGTCGACGCACGTCTGGCCGGTGGCGTCCGGCTGCACGCCGTCCTGCCGCCGGTGGCGGCCGGTGGCACCTGCCTGTCCCTGCGACTCCCTCCTCGCCGCACCTTCACCCTCCCCGGTCTGGTCGACGCCGGCACGATCAGGGCTGACGCCGTCCCCGTGCTCACCGCGTTCGTCGAGTCACGGCTCGCCTTCCTCGTCACCGGCGGCACCGGTACGGGGAAGACGACCCTGTTGTCGGCCCTGCTCTCCCTGGTCGATCCCGGAGAGCGGCTGCTGCTGGTCGAGGATTCGGCCGAGCTGAGACCGATTCACCCCCACGTCGTGCGCCTGGAGTCCCGCCCGGCCAACCTTGAGGGGGCAGGTGGCGTCGGCCTGCGTGACCTCGTCCGTCAGGCCCTGCGCATGCGCCCGGACCGCCTCGTGGTCGGAGAGGTCAGGGGAGCGGAGGTCGTCGATCTTCTCGCCGCCCTCAACACCGGGCACGAAGGGGGCTGCGGCACCCTCCACGCCAACACCGCGACCGACGTGCCACCCCGGTTGGAGGCTCTGGCCTGTGCCGCCGGCCTCAGCCGGGAGGCGGTCCACAGCCAGATCGCCGCCGCCTTGGACGGTGTCATCCACCTCACTCGCGACCACGCCGACGGCCGACGCCGGGTGGCCGAGATCTGCATGATGAGCCGCCGCCCCTCAGGCCTGGTCGAGGCCGAACCCGCCCTCACCTTCTCTCCGGACGGCTGTGTGACCACCGGTCCGGGATTCGCCGCCCTTACGGCACGAGCCCCCGGCCTCTCCGCTCTCCCCGGTTCGCCACCCGGGCCGGGTGGGTCCGGTTGTCGTCATGAGCGCCCGGAAGGTCCCGCCGTGACACGCCGGCCATCGGACGGCTCCTCCCCGGGCGACTGGGGAGCACTGCCATGA
- a CDS encoding type II secretion system F family protein — MTVTAVLLAALAAWLWTGPDPGTARLRRLRHRPRSRSRSLRARVAGRSRPSRRTAAWRAASIELCQGLAAELSTGQTAGEALARAVSAAEFPDPVALRPLIAAARDGGDVPAALLAVAPEQGGEALRRLAACWRVSVTVGAALSVLVDRVAGSLREAQAHRQDVAAQLAGPRATARLLAGLPVLGLLMAAGLGMRPLHFLFGSPAGAACLVVGLALDGCGLWWTRHLVIRAQQA, encoded by the coding sequence ATGACGGTGACGGCCGTCCTCCTCGCTGCCCTGGCCGCGTGGCTGTGGACCGGACCGGATCCGGGAACGGCCCGGCTGCGACGCCTGCGGCACCGCCCCCGGAGCAGATCGCGCTCGCTGAGAGCGAGGGTCGCCGGCCGGTCGCGGCCTTCCCGGCGTACGGCTGCCTGGCGGGCCGCGTCGATCGAGTTGTGCCAGGGGCTCGCGGCCGAACTGAGCACAGGACAGACGGCGGGTGAGGCCCTGGCCCGAGCGGTGTCAGCCGCGGAATTTCCCGACCCGGTGGCATTACGGCCACTGATCGCCGCCGCGAGGGACGGCGGTGACGTTCCGGCCGCGCTCCTGGCGGTGGCACCGGAGCAGGGAGGCGAGGCTCTCCGGCGGCTTGCCGCCTGCTGGCGGGTGAGCGTGACCGTCGGGGCGGCTCTGTCCGTTCTCGTCGATCGCGTGGCCGGTTCCCTCAGAGAGGCCCAGGCCCACCGCCAGGATGTCGCGGCCCAACTCGCCGGACCCCGTGCCACCGCCCGACTGCTGGCCGGTCTGCCGGTGCTCGGCCTGCTGATGGCGGCGGGGCTGGGTATGCGCCCGCTGCACTTCCTGTTCGGCAGCCCGGCGGGCGCGGCCTGTCTGGTAGTCGGTCTCGCTCTCGACGGCTGCGGTCTGTGGTGGACCCGGCACCTGGTCATCCGTGCGCAGCAGGCCTGA
- the ssd gene encoding septum site-determining protein Ssd, translating to MNRPLVITEDHDLLDDLLRVAAAAGAELDVVHAPAHARPYWNRAPLVVVGSDLADALAATGPPPRPRVLLVTRVPEDPDTWRKCVTVGAQTVLELPSAERRLVDEFADVVEPAARAGHVVCVAGGRGGAGASVLATSLAVSASRQRLRTLLVDADPLGGGLDLLLGQEEADGARWSDLVAREGRVSFTALQAALPTVAGLTLLSFHRGEVEPIPAEAMRSVLEAGLRGFDLVVVDLPRHPDSATVEALSRASTTLLVVTADVRGVLAAAQVLVGLRRHTGDVRAVVRSGVLDDEVVTTSLDVPYAGNLPDQPRLTAALNRGDVPPLGRRTALGRFCASFLHSMLRTEQ from the coding sequence TTGAACCGTCCGTTGGTCATCACCGAGGACCACGACCTGCTGGACGACCTGCTCCGCGTCGCCGCCGCGGCCGGAGCCGAGCTTGACGTCGTGCATGCGCCCGCACATGCCCGGCCCTACTGGAACCGGGCACCGTTGGTCGTCGTCGGCAGCGACCTGGCCGACGCCCTGGCCGCCACCGGGCCCCCACCCAGACCCCGCGTCCTCCTGGTCACCCGCGTTCCCGAAGATCCGGACACCTGGCGAAAATGTGTCACCGTCGGTGCCCAGACCGTGCTGGAACTGCCCTCGGCGGAGCGCCGGCTCGTCGACGAGTTCGCCGACGTCGTGGAGCCGGCGGCCAGAGCGGGGCACGTGGTGTGCGTCGCCGGCGGACGTGGTGGAGCGGGCGCCAGCGTACTGGCCACCTCGCTGGCGGTGAGCGCCTCCCGGCAGCGCCTCCGCACCCTCCTCGTCGACGCCGACCCGCTCGGCGGCGGCCTGGATCTGCTGCTCGGGCAGGAGGAGGCCGACGGAGCCCGCTGGTCCGACCTGGTCGCCCGGGAGGGCAGGGTCAGCTTCACCGCGCTTCAGGCCGCGCTGCCCACCGTCGCCGGGCTGACCCTGCTCTCCTTCCACCGCGGAGAGGTGGAGCCCATCCCGGCCGAGGCGATGCGCTCGGTCCTTGAGGCCGGTCTGCGAGGTTTCGATCTGGTGGTCGTCGATCTGCCCCGCCACCCCGACAGCGCCACCGTGGAGGCACTGAGCAGGGCTTCCACCACCCTGCTGGTCGTCACCGCCGACGTCCGCGGAGTGCTCGCCGCAGCACAGGTGCTCGTCGGGCTGCGCAGGCACACCGGCGATGTGCGGGCCGTCGTGCGCAGCGGGGTTCTGGACGACGAGGTGGTCACGACCTCACTCGACGTGCCGTACGCGGGCAACCTCCCGGATCAACCCCGCCTCACCGCCGCCCTCAACCGGGGCGACGTCCCCCCGCTCGGCCGCCGGACCGCTCTCGGCCGGTTCTGCGCCTCCTTCCTGCACTCGATGCTCAGGACGGAACAGTGA